In Lathyrus oleraceus cultivar Zhongwan6 chromosome 2, CAAS_Psat_ZW6_1.0, whole genome shotgun sequence, the DNA window tcatatactggcgtaaacgtTTGGCAACCCAGGCTAAGccacaacaagtcttctcaagcatggaatACCGAGATTCACAGTttgtaaacttcttactcagatagtagatggcatgctcctttctACCAATTTCATCTTGTTTTCCAAGAACACAACCTATGGAATCTTCTAACACAATCAAATACATACtcaaaggtctcccttccacTGGTGGAGACAAGATATGAGGTTCAAGCAAATAATCCTTAATGTTGTCAAAATCTTTCTAGGAGCCTTTTGTccaaacacaaccttgatctttatggagaagcttgaatattggccCACACGTGGCTGTCATATGAGATATAAATCTGGATATGTAATTCAAACACACAAGgaaccctttgacttgcttttTTGTCTTCGAtgcaggcatctcttgaatagctctgaCTTTAACAAgatctacttcaatacctttctggCTGACAGTGAAACCCAACAACTTTTCTAAAtggacaccaaaagtacatttattaggattcaaccggagtttaaactttctcaaccGCTGAAACAGCTCAATAAATACTCCACGTGATCTTCTTTAGTCTTTGACTTTGaaatcatatcattaacatagacttgtatatctttatgcatcatgtcatggaaaatAGTAGTCATAGCTCTTTAGTACGTTGCACCATCATTCTTTAAACagaaaggcatcactctatagcagaatgttccccagggtgtaataaatgttgtATTTTCCATATCCTCAAACACCgtcttgatctgattataaccggagaaCCCATCCATTAATGAAAAGATATTGAACttagatgtattatctaccaacatgtcaatgtgtggcagaggaaaataatctttcggactagctttgttcaagtctctataattaacacacgtccgaactttaccatctttcttgTGAACAGGCACAATGTTAGCCACCCACAGAGGATACTCGACAGTAACAAGGAACCCatcatcaatctgcttttgcacttcctctttaatcaTGAAATCCATATCATGGCaagttcttctcaacttctgtttTACCGGCGGACATTTTGGCTTCAACAGTAATATATGCTCCATAATATAAGTATCAAGACCGGGCATATCTTGATAAaaccaagcaaacacatccacatattctctaataagctctaccatcctcttcttaacatctggacaaagtagtgccccaatcttgacttctttcttgttatcTTCGGACTCCAGATTAATAACTTCCAACATCCCTTTATGAGGCTTAATGGTATCttcttcgtgctcaagcaaccgagaaatctcattaggaatctcttcatcatTCTCTTCTTCCATTTTGAACATAGgaaattcaaagttgggagagggaATATGGTCATTATTTTCAATGAGTTTAACAATTAATCTGCACATTGATTTTATGGTTGACTTTAAAATATGAACAAATAAACGCACATTGTGATGTAGATATAAAGTGATTATTATCTtgttttttatgttaccattttttccagaaaaatccAAAAGGAAAAGCATAATATGGATAAacgaaataacattttattaatgatgacAAAATCTAAAACAAAGCCCACATAAATCcactttcaccttgggcatagtgaaagggttttgaaaataacaaaaacaaacAAATTACTTCGATGAGTGAATAATagaaggaacatcaacaacaatctagTTTTGGCATATCGATCCACGTGTCACAAAGTTTGACACTCCTTGCTCTTCATCGTCTTCTAAAATTATGGCAGCAGAGTGATCTTTGGAATGATTAAAACCAGAACTATGAAACACTTCTTGGATTCGATTCAAATCTCTTCGAGTTTCACCAGGTGAAAAACCAAAACCAGATATGTTCCTATTCTTGGGAAGCTCAAAAATTTGTCCCCACTTAGTAGATTGATCATTCTTCAACACATGTTGGGCATCCTTCAAGGATGACATGGATTCACCATTCTTCTTATCAATAATATTATCAACAGAAAGAGCTTGAAACAACGTCCCCTCAGCTTCGTCGGCATCAATGTATGAAAATGAAGAGAGATGGCTCACCAACATGGCCTGCTTTCCACCCATATCACTAACTTTCCATTCTTCATAAActttagcttctggtgtagagttaACATAACTTCCCCaacctcatgaatccatggacgtCCTAAGAGACAATTGTAGGCGGGATGAATATCCATCGCTTGAAAAATGATCTGAAATAAGCACGAACCTATCTttattgggagatcaacctcccCAATTACAGTCTTCCTCGAGCCATCGAAGAccttcacaacaactccactgaATCTCATCGGAGTACCTTGGTAAGTAagcttaggcaacacattcagagaagaaacagtatccaccaacacattggacagggcatctTCCTGGaaattcatagagatatgtagGGCCAAATTGTGGTTCCTCCCCTGTTCAGGAAGTTTTTCATCAATACAGCTTAAATTGTTACATGCGGTAATATTGGCCACAATACCATTAAATTGATCAATCGTCATGTTGTGGTCCATATAAGCCTTCTCTAGGACCTTCTGCAAAGCCTCTCGGTGAGCTTCTGAACTCATCAATAAAGATAGGACGTATATCTTGGACAGATTGTGCAACAACTGGTCCACCGCATTGAAATGactcttcttgattaatttcagcatttcatcttgatcaacattcTGATTCACACTGTTGGACTGACCAAGTTGTATAATAAGAGCTTTCTCTTGGGTTGATTTCTCTATCACAACATCTTCAGTCATCTTAGGAGCTGCAACAACAAATACCTGACCACTTCGGGTCACACCACTTACCTCAAAAATGTTCACAAtagccgaaaaagaaggaatATGCACCTCTTTGTTGTGTTCCaccatagtagcattatacttgTAAGGTATAACTTTATCAGACTCGTAAGGCGTACGACCCGCCAAACGAATAACCAACAGAGAAACAATATACTTTTTACCATTATACGCAATTACAACTGGTTCTGGGATGTTAAAACGGGGAATAATAACACTCGCCTCATGCTCACCTTCATTTCTATCCCTCGTAACCTGAATAAGGTTCTGGTCCAGCATCTCTGGCAAGTCTCTTTTCACAACAATACATCCTCGGGGATCTCTAGAACAAACATGGCAAGaatcatggtcatgctcataatatCTTAATTCACATAAAGCAGCATGCATTTCAACCAAGGATCTTCTGATTAGATTGACGTCAAAAACATCGTACTTTTCTGGACATCCTTCGACCATATTCACAGTTGTATTGCCATGTTTGGGTAGTGAATTAACTTGTACATTGGGATTGGAGTCTTCAAATGACAAGATGCCACTTTGCATT includes these proteins:
- the LOC127123744 gene encoding uncharacterized protein LOC127123744, which encodes MAFVTPVINSTLVIQAARSYQPCFQQRTNQQNQQNRAQRPAQFNLIPIIYTKLFPALIHKNLVQTRTPPFVAKELPWWYKTDQHCAFHQGAPCHDNENCFTLKAEVRRLMQSGILSFEDSNPNVQVNSLPKHGNTTVNMVEGCPEKYDVFDVNLIRRSLVEMHAALCELRYYEHDHDSCHVCSRDPRGCIVVKRDLPEMLDQNLIQVTRDRNEGEHEASVIIPRFNIPEPVVIAYNGKKYIVSLLVIRLAGRTPYESDKVIPYKYNATMVEHNKEVHIPSFSAIVNIFEVSGVTRSGQVFVVAAPKMTEDVVIEKSTQEKALIIQLGQSNSVNQNVDQDEMLKLIKKSHFNAVDQLLHNLSKIYVLSLLMSSEAHREALQKVLEKAYMDHNMTIDQFNGIVANITACTPMRFSGVVVKVFDGSRKTVIGEVDLPIKIEAKVYEEWKVSDMGGKQAMLVSHLSSFSYIDADEAEGTLFQALSVDNIIDKKNGESMSSLKDAQHVLKNDQSTKWGQIFELPKNRNISGFGFSPGETRRDLNRIQEVFHSSGFNHSKDHSAAIILEDDEEQGVSNFVTRGSICQN